Genomic window (Ictalurus furcatus strain D&B chromosome 26, Billie_1.0, whole genome shotgun sequence):
AAAGTGGCCTTGGTGCGAATATCCTCCAGCGTACGAAACCCCTTAAATGATAAGAGCACAGATTTTGTCAGATAAACTCTAAAACATGTGACCTGGGTTTCATTCATGGGTTGAtggtaacattttaaaacagtaaTAACAGACTGAGGGACaggttttgtttcatttcagttGTTTCGTTCATGACTCCAGTAGCTTGTTTAAACCAAACAAGTCTTCCAGTCATCAGTTTTAAATCACATTTCGCTCTGCAAAgcaaataacaggtttatatgaatgaacaattgatttaaaaaacaattgttgatatggttgATAGCTTTCTGtgaagaaacatttatttagtaatagaggtcgaccgatagtggagtTTACCGATAACgaagttgggcagtacctgccgataactgattaatcaaccggtagtttttaaaagaaaacacaacactcaaagtaaaatattgctgaacattattacaatatacaataataaacagtactgattgTACCATGaacatgtactgtactttttaaaatttaaatatatatatatatatatatatatatatatatatatatatatatatatatatatatatatatatatatatatatatataaatgagacATAGAGACATCcgaaaagaatttaaaaaacacttcaaataacacaacaaaatttgtcagtgatagttatTATTTCGACTCTAGAGACcgctcttgtactgtataatggcagcggacccttctcagccactCCTGCAACGGATTtgaccgggaaaaactatcacTGTGGAATTTTGCTGATAGCTTGGTTATCTGTGCCGATTAATCAGCAAAaacgatcaatcggtcgacctctatttagtatttatggaaggagtctccagggtcagAGTCAGAATTAAAGCAGTGGGTTTTCTGACACCCGAAAGTCTTCAAGATGGAGGACTCCATGGTTTCTCTGTACCGTGACAAGCTGCACAGGAACCTGCTGTTCCTCTGTTCTTaaaggtaactataaatggacaaaaaggtATGAAGGGTGgctctttaataaacaaattgtaataggaaaataacaccaccttgttgttgataattttcctaacagcacaaatatagtgctttaaaatgtttgttattaTATCACCTACCTCTATTATTTGTAATAAGCACTTATGATCACTAAAGACAGAAAAACCTGAGGTCTTTCATTCAGCCCTCCTTACTTGTTGGTACCAAAGCTGGGCAGTCTTTGCGCCAACACCCCAGACGTTGGTGAACAGCTCCAGGACGGGCAGAGCCTCCCCAAACTGGTCCAGCTTTCTCAGGTGCCCACTCTCCATGATCTCCACAATCTTATTGGCCATGCTCTTGCCGATGCCTGGGATCTTATAGGCTTCCTGGTAAAAATCAGGTCAGGGGTGTATAGTACTTGCTTTTCTCACTGTATCAATGACTTGCATGTTTGGAACAAACTCAGTGCTTCCTAATGCAACTAGGGATTCTGCAAACAAGTATTGGGTATTGTACTTTTAGCCTGAAACTCGGGAGCAGTATCAGATTGTTTTTAACATATCTTCTGATTCAATCCAcagatgtatttatatatatatatatatatatatatatatatatatatatatatatatatatatatatatatatatatatatatttatatatatatatatatatatatatatatatatatatatatatatatatatatatatatgtgtgtgtgtgtgtgtgtgtgtatctatctatctatctacctatatatacacacacacacacacatatatgcctTGAATAAGTATTCATCCCCTTGAACTTAACATTGAAACAGGGATTAATTAATACTTAATTGGGATTTCATTGTGTGATTTTCACAGTGTGAATCATTTGACAGTGCTAGTGACAAAGTCTaattaaacaatgtttaaacattttttgattgcgtaacatttttacattttacatttatgtaatttggcagacgcccttacaGAGTGACTTAcacttatctcatttatacccctgagcagttgagggttaagggccttgcaaaagggcccaacagtggcagcttggcggtgctggggtttgaactcacaaccttccgatcaacGTCTTAAcctaatgcctttttttttgttgagaactacttgaattggcacaATTTGCACATAattgttttgttaatttgtCTTTTGTAGTGATGTTtcttggtaaatgagaccattTATCTgaggtaatttttaaaaatagaaaactcCTCtaaatattgcggagtttgcttgattttgcgttcatttccgcGATCGCTAAATGGTGAAATCCTGTAGAGACTGACGATTACTAACCTCATATGAAGAGATCGGCTTGTGATGGCTCTTGAGGGCATTAACTGCTTTCGAGTAGCTCAGCGCCCTCCACTTGTCACCCGTATGTGTGTACACTTTGGCTAGCTGCTCCAACTTGTCAGTGATGTGATTGTTGTGGTTCTTGCTCTTTGTCTGAGACGACTGGGCACACACCCACTTTCCCAACACGTTTGTCTTTTCTGACACATTCCGCGTGTCATCTGAAGCACCAGGATCGTGTTTAACCCCGCTGATCAGAGCCTCCAAATCGTTCTGTGACACAACGTCTTCCTCTAGGGGTTCTTCCTGAGTCTCGGGCAACTGTGGAGCACCTGTGGAGCACTAAAAGAAAAGAACGTGAGTTATGTCTATTGAATTAGGTACTAAGAGTGCTGATTTAGGATCAGATTTTGGCTTCTGTTTCATCATAAACATGGCGAATCGACTGTTCAGTGGTGGCATTTCAAAACCAAGCCATCGTAAAACAGCCTTAGAAATTAATTGCTATGCTATCATCACAATGATCAATATTTTACTCCCATTCATTTATTATGGGTTCTTCATGCCAAATCAATAAATATAGAACAGGGATAAAACATATGCATATCCAGAGGAAGTGGCTATGTTACAATTGGATTCATCATTTAAACCATCGTTTCACTCCAAACCTTCTCAAACCGTTTCCAAATGAcattaaaacataattatatCTATCATGATGAGGTTAGTTGTTTGCACACGAATAGGATTAAAGATATCCTGACTTTTAGGACATGGCAAGCCTTGCTTTTAACTGTTAAATTACTTTTACTCGGAACGAACGGAATAACTCAAAACATTTCTTGACACGATGATTTAAATAACAGGAGTTCAACCTTGATCAGCGTTTGTGCTTTGAGACACTGGATAAATTAAataggcaaacaaacaaacaagcatctGATGGATTCTGCAGAGGCTTTACCACGTCAGCTGGATCATCTTGAGCTGATTTGTGATCCGGTGGCTGCGTTTCCTCAGGAACAGGGATGCAACTGACAGCAATCTGCTTTGGCTCCTCAGCGGGAGCGTCCTGAGGACTACAGACAAAGAGAACATAATAAGCTGGGAGAATATCTTCAAATGATCTATATAATGCGTAATTGTATGTGAATTTTACACACGGCGATAACATTTGAGCTCCGTTAGTTTTATAGAcagttatatattttaaagcaaGTGCCGATTAAATTCTGATACTGTCCAAAACTGTGACAGTGTGTTGCTGAGATTTTGGCAAACAAAGCATGCAATATAGTTATGGGATTCAAGTTTGCATAGATGCAGTATACTCAGATTGATAATTGTAATAAGCAGAAATACCGGTTGCATGGATGAAGCCTGTAGTCTTTTGTGCTCAGAAGCTTCTTCTCAGAGATGCAAGCACTGAGCCAAGTGCACTTTACCAGCTGCACAGCAGGGGGAAAGGTTTCCATCTTCAGCAGCCTTGACGCTCGTTCCCTGTCCACCGACTCGTCCACGACCACGTGCGTGCAGCTGGGTCCGTAAGCAGCTTCCACCTGGCCTCCATTCTGCACAATCTGCTGCTGGAATATGTCACACCGGGCATTTCCTATGCCAGCAGGGACTATGTGGACGCAGACACCCTGAAATATGTTCCCTAGAAGCGGAAAACAGATGTTGAATAGCTGCAGGCAACTGTCGTCCTATGAGACCCATTCCAGACCGATACACGTAGCCAttataaaatgttcctgtagtAGACATTTGTAGTAGATATTCATCACAAAACAGTATGTGACCTATGATAAGGGTTTTACATCACACAACACTGATATATCTGCCTGGCTGTGAATAAATGATCACTTAGTCATATTGTTGTGATATTggcatttataccacagtgctgctgaaagctcagctctgattggtcagaaggttttgattcattttctctagcTCAGACAGTGGCTCCAGCTACAAGTATATTAATAtgcttgttttaatattttatcaggaCTTGGCAGAttctccacataaacagaagaATGTATAGCTGTCTGTTTTAACAGCAACAGTAATTTAACTGTTATATGGTGAAACTTTTTGTGACACgatgtttatttagtattttcggaaggagtctcctcTGTCCGCTAGGATTGTGCCATATCGTATCGTCCATGGTATACCGGTACAAAAAATAAGAATTTGTCATCCCTCGATACTGACAGTATAGTTGATGACGTGTTTATGCACCGTAACGTGGACAACAAGCATGACTTAAGGTGGAGTTTCAACCCTAGACACGGAAGAAGAATTAAAAAGGAGCTTCCTACGTAATATGGAAGTGGTGCGGATACAGAAGGTCAGATGTGAATTGAACGTCTGTGTTTTGCGAAAACCCGTATGTCAAATGGTGGAAACACATCAGATTTGTCCCACCACCTCAAGCAAAAAACTCTGACCAGAATATAAGGAAAGCCGGAGGTTGCGCAAGGACAAAGTGTCAACAAGTAACGCAAAGCAAACACTTTTAATTCAGAAGGGTACGGTTCACATCGTCATTCATATTGTTACTGCTAAAAACTACCATGTAATAACATGACAGTTTTAAGTCTATATTGACCGTCCTCACTGTCCGCTCTTTTTAACATAACTTAAAGTTACATCTTTACAAGTGACATCCCATCCAAAGCGTactgtattcccgcctcacacccagtATTCCCCGGATAGGCTCCAAACCGGggtaaagtggttactgaatgtgaatgaatgaaagatttTAACCGGAGCTGCACACATTTGAGATATGAAGTAAATTACATTACCGGTAACAGGTTGACCCGGATCTTTCTTGACCGGGGGAGCATCTTTACCCTCATGTGGCCGGTGTCTCTTCACTTTGGGGAAGGCTTTCATAATACCATGAGTCTCCATATCGAGCAGGTGACAGGTGAGAGTCCCTAATATCAGTCCAgacatgtaaaatataaaaaatatctttagaGCAATGTTAATACAGGAAGATAAATAACCACCAAAAAACCCTCTACTACTTTACTAACCCTAAACCTATTATAATTCGCATTTGACTCTGATTTCTCTTTCATACTTCCTTACTAGACAGTACGTGTAAAATCAGAACTGCAGGTTTATTATGGACTGCAACTCAGTGTAGTAGTGCACACTTTAGGACTAGCTAGTCTCTAAGTCCTCTATACTATTATTAGCAAACTGGCTAGCTGAACAAAACGCAACGAATCAGACCTCACAAAAAAAGGTGACTGCGTTTAAAATAACCAGCTCCTCACGTTTTCTAACGTGTTATTTCCCCCCACACAACCGCCATACAGCTTTCTTGTAAACACCAACAACACATCCTACTAGAAGAGAAACAAGACGTTTAAAATGATCACTTCCGGGTCGTCGCTGttgcttattttaaaaatatttagaaacaaaaaaaaaacaaaaaaaaaaaacaaaaaaagaaaaattatattgtttagatatattatatatatgattatacagtgtgttaaaaatgtaagaaaatatttACCCTTTAAACCCCCtcttttttgtggggtttttttttgtttgcctcTTCCTCGTTTCTATAGAAACCTTTCGCGTGGTTGTGGAGCAGGACGTTTAGCAACATGGCTGTTCAGAGCTGGTCAGATCTCCTGAAGGCTGCTAAGAAAACGGCGTTGATCTCAGATGGTATTTTGCTATTCTTGatattttgctgtaaaatattGGTTAATATTAGTGATAACAGACAGAGACCCTGACGTAACGACTTATCTTAAAGGCTGCACGGTGTTACCGTACGGCTGGAGGCGCGTgctaacttattattattattattattattattattattttctgagAGTTTGTGAGGTACTATATTGAGTCAGCGTGTTAAATCTTGATATTAAGCTGTGTTTTAGAAACGCtacacttaaaaaataaataaatgaggacTTGGTAATATGTTACGATATATCTTACGATGAATGATTTATGAATGACGTAATATATCGTAAAATCTCGCGATATTTGTTCTGAGGAACTGGTTTACTTATCTATTCCTGGGTGAACAAAACATGGtagttcaataaaaataaatcaaaaagcaGATGGCTGATTCATGAGGAATtcataaaatgattttttttaaagagatgtaGACATTAAATTTGTTACTcagtaacatccatccatcttctataccgcttatccttactgggtcacagggaacctggagtctatcccagggagcatggggcacaaggcggggtacaccctggacagggtgccaatccatcgcagggcacaatcacatacccattcacacagccattcatacactacggacactttggacatgtcaatcagcctaccattcatgtctttggactgggggggaaCCAGAATGCCCAAAGGACACTGccgcagcacgaggagaacatgcaaagtccgcacacacagggccgaactggccatcacacccatatgtggttctttcccaaactgttgccacaaaggtggaggcacacaattgtctagaatgtctttgtatgctgtagcattacaagttccctgttccagcatgacagtacccctgtgcacaaaacgagctccatgaaggcatggtttgccaagtttggagtggaagactTCTTGTGTcatgcacagagccctgacctcaaccccactgaacacctttgggataaactggaacgCCAGCTGTACaacaggcctcctcacccaacatcagtgcctgtcCTCACTAATGTGGCTAAACGGACACAAATCCTCActgccacgctccaaaatctagtggaaatccttcccagaagagtagcGCTTATTATAACCACTAAGGGGGACTAAATCGGGGATAGGaagttcaacaagcacatatgggtgtgatggtcaggtgtccacaaacttttggccatacaatGTAAATGCCTCACATTTATGTACGTACACAGACCCTAAATCTTAGTTTAGTGCCGTCTAAAGTCTTGCTAACATGTTCAGCGGAAAAAGATgtattgatatatttataaaatctgTCCTTACAGGAAAAAGGAAAGTGCACTACTTGTTTACAGATGGTACAGAGATGGCTGAAGAATATGACATGAAGACAGATGAACTTCTCTGTAAGTAAAGTTCAaccctttgttttggtttaaaaaCATAATTCCCTAATGGACTGTCTGCTTTTTCCAGCACGTAGGTTGCGCTCTAAAAGCAGACTTGGAGGACAAGGTGCATGGCAGGTGGAAGTGGGGGAAACAGGCCTGAGTCTCACAGAGACggaagaaataaaagagaacAGCTCTAATGTATGTTGTCGTCAAGTTATGTAACGTTGTTCTTGTATCAGCAATACCTACCTAATATATGACTTTAATGTTGCTTTGCTTCTGTAGCCAGTGTTTATGCGCAAGGACACCAAGACCAGTTTCCAGTGGAGGGTCCGTAACATCCCGTACCCCATAGACACCTATAAGGTCACAGTGGAACCTCTGGATCGGTGCTGTATCATCCGGACCACGAACAAAAAGTAACTCCacagttcatttgtttattcatattcagtaaccactttatactggtcagggtcatggtggatccggagcgtATCCCTGGATCACTGGGTGTGAGATGGGTCAACTCCTGGGTGTATTTCCCAGTTCATATCAgggcaccatgaacacacacactgacactcattcacacatagggGTATTTTAGAGTCGCCTATTCACCttactggtatgtttttgggaggtgggaggaggAAACCCACTTGAACAaattgagaatgtgtgagacagtaacccaagctcaagaTCAAACCAGGACTCTTGAGCTGTGAGGCAACTCTACCTGCCGTGTTACTccagggcggctgtggctcaggggGTAGAGCGggatgtccactaatcgtagggttggtagTTCGATTCCCGggccacatgactccacatgctgaagtgtccttgggcgagacactgaaccccaagttgctcccgatggcaagttagcgccttccatggcagctctgctaccattggtgtgtgtgtgtgtgtctgaatgagtgaatgagaaccagtgtaaagcgctatgtaagcgcagaccatttaccatttactccGCTAAATCCTGGAATTGATGCAacagttttaattcattttcaccAAAGGAATTAATGCAAACATGTTTAAATAGATATTCATGTATTCATTTGTGGTATCCGAGAGCAATTAGAAAAGTTAGTCGAAGACGTACATTATTTATCCAGATGCCGTTTTGCTTATCTGCTCTGTACTCCAACAtattttctggtttcctcctttCTTCTGAAAACATGTAAGCAGGTCGATTGTCTCTGTGTGAATTattgcgcatgtgtgtgtgcatggtgctttGCAATGGACTGGCAACCCATATTCCTGCTTCACATCCAGGTTTCATGGGATGGCTCGGGATTCACTTTAGCCTGATCAGGAAAATTCAGTGCTTTGTACGCATGTGCAGAGAAtgtaatgacaataataatccCATAGGCGGTGCTACTGCGAAAGCTTGTGGATTCGTCGTTTAAATAAAATCCTTCTATTTgccccttcctttcctttcccagGTACTATAAGAAGTTCAATATTTCAGATCTTGACCGTTGCCAGCTGCCTTTAGAGAGCTCGGCCTTGAGCTTCAGTCACGCCAACAACACTTTAATCATCAGTGTAAGTTATAATCCCATTATAATCCCTTTATAATCCCTCACCTGCCATTTCACTTAATCACCCTCTGCTTTGTGTATGCTCTAATTTTCAAAAGTGGAATCGCAGTGATTAAAAAGATCccacttatttcccccatttATCTTAAAATACTGCATATGTAGTCCATATTGCTGCATAAATCATTGACCTTTGctatataaaacagaaaaaaaaagattatgaaGAATCCACTTGGGTTTAGCGAGAGCCAGTTTCAGACAAGCATGCGAAGGAAAACCCTATTTTATTCTCGGACTAGATCCGCTTTCGTTGCTTTTGTATTGTGTTCACTGCTCTTGTAAGCATTTCTTTCACATCTGTCGTAGTATAAGAAGCCCAAAGAGATTTTAGCCCTGGAACAGGAGCTGATgagggaactgaagaaactgaAGGGGACAAATGAAGGAGACGTGGACTGTAAAACCCAGTGAACTGGTGTGGACTCTCTGTAGTGTTACACGCATCTGTCTgtagctttgtttttgtttttttgaaggaTTTGTGCTCTTCAGAAGCTTCATTTTGTAAATTGTGCACAAAGAATAAAAGCACCTTGCTGTATATGGGTGTTTTGGTTATTTCCGAATAATTCTATACAGGCTGTACTTTATCAATAAAGTACAGCGTGTATAGAATTTGAGTTCAATTCTTTATGCTGTGTGACATATGTTTTGTGTAATGCTACTCCATTAAGATGGATAACATTATTAATGGTACAACTGTGTCAGTGTCCTGGTTTTTTTCCACCATGGATGCCCAATAGAAATGGCTGTGTATTGTGTTGTCACTGAGGTTACATGAACTAAATTTATGCTAAATCCAAGGCCTAGAAGAGTATCTCTGTTGGAttcgtacaaaaaaaaaaacccaaaaaacattaaaattaacAATAGCATCAATTGCATTTATGAtttaatgtataataaaattctttttaaaatttatctTCATTCATGGAAAATGTTTTCCGTTTGGTTAACAGTTATtactacattacccataataCTTTTTCAATACCAGCTGATAGTGGTGATGGGAATTACCCCTAGCTTCATCTCTATCTAAAGAGAGCGATGTAGCAGAGTTTTAGTCCTGTACTCCTCCTCTTTACACACTGCTCAAACAACTCAGGTTTCCCAAAGTTCAAGTTTCATGATAATAACCGTGTATTTTGCTAACTAGCCAAGCCAGATCTCTGGCATAACTCAGGGCAACTGTGTCGTCTAGCTGCATTCTGTAACTTTGAATTCAACGGTTGTTGTCTTCACTACTTCCGCAGGGAATTTCTCATAAATATGACATTGAACgttgctggaaaatggtgagcaagaaaagaagctcttgagCTTTTGTTTTCAGAGCTAACAACAAAAACTGACCATTATCTCCTAGGTTTAAgattgtttagcattttttctCCTGCTAAACACCACTGTAACTGCTAGGACTGTACCAGTGTGATTTTAGAGCAGCGCGGAATCTCTACGTTCTTActggaataataaaaatacagcatCAACCAACAAATCAGCACCAAAAATTGTTAAGtatatcacaaatatttcaatataaccTGTTTCAGGGAGGACTTATCCTTTAAGCAAGATGACCTATAGTGCATGTTTGGATTAAAATTAGCCTCAATTGGAAATAGGtttgaataaagaaaaaattctgacaaataaataaatgtcagtttAGGCCTGTGAGTTGAGAGGGATTACTAGTAACTGATTATTGACAAGAATGATAGTTCTGGTTAGTTCCTACTGTATAGACCTACAACACTGGCAAATCCTTTCATTGAACAGATGCTTTATGAGATTGCAGCTAGGGATTTCTCTGAGCTAGGCCTATCAGACTTGTGAGTTTTGCACTAAAAGATGATTACGTTGAACTATAGTTCAATAGTACATGTTTTCATGAAtaacaagaacaataaaaagCAACAAATCAATTGTGAATAACAGAATTAGGTTtttctataaatattattaatacagtTTTAGAGGTGTTCATCTAATTTTATGCTAGTGTCAGATAAATTCAGTGCTATAGTCGACTAAAATTtctctttaataaaatgtattatttgtgtatataatgtaatgaaAAGATCTGTTTGGTTAAATAGGCCATAATCTTTATCAAACCAACTTAATCAGCTTCTTTATATAGATTCCAGGTTCTTTTTGCATGATCAGAAGAACACAGGAATGTGGCACTGAATCAAAATCTCTCACGTTCAAGAGACTGTTTTGTCCATGGAAAAACAGAACCCGCTGCGCATTATTATCCCTATGGTGTTGACAATCATTCTAGCGTCCAAACATTTGCACACACCATTGGCGCTTTCCAGGAACAGAGCAGCTCCTGGC
Coding sequences:
- the poll gene encoding DNA polymerase lambda isoform X2 translates to METHGIMKAFPKVKRHRPHEGKDAPPVKKDPGQPVTGNIFQGVCVHIVPAGIGNARCDIFQQQIVQNGGQVEAAYGPSCTHVVVDESVDRERASRLLKMETFPPAVQLVKCTWLSACISEKKLLSTKDYRLHPCNRPQDAPAEEPKQIAVSCIPVPEETQPPDHKSAQDDPADVCSTGAPQLPETQEEPLEEDVVSQNDLEALISGVKHDPGASDDTRNVSEKTNVLGKWVCAQSSQTKSKNHNNHITDKLEQLAKVYTHTGDKWRALSYSKAVNALKSHHKPISSYEEAYKIPGIGKSMANKIVEIMESGHLRKLDQFGEALPVLELFTNVWGVGAKTAQLWYQQGFRTLEDIRTKATLTHTLRIGLKHYDDFLERMPRSEAAAIEKTVREAAHSVNPELLVVACGSYRRGKPTCGDVDVLITHPDGQSHKGVFSKVLQKLHQSGFLTDDLLSHEENGEQKKYMGVCVLPGPGQRHRRLDVIVVPHDEFACAILYFTGSAHFNRSMRALAKTKAMSLSEHSLNAGVVRKRAVKVVPGLPLSTPTERAVFEHLGIPYREPHERDW
- the poll gene encoding DNA polymerase lambda isoform X1, translating into MSGLILGTLTCHLLDMETHGIMKAFPKVKRHRPHEGKDAPPVKKDPGQPVTGNIFQGVCVHIVPAGIGNARCDIFQQQIVQNGGQVEAAYGPSCTHVVVDESVDRERASRLLKMETFPPAVQLVKCTWLSACISEKKLLSTKDYRLHPCNRPQDAPAEEPKQIAVSCIPVPEETQPPDHKSAQDDPADVCSTGAPQLPETQEEPLEEDVVSQNDLEALISGVKHDPGASDDTRNVSEKTNVLGKWVCAQSSQTKSKNHNNHITDKLEQLAKVYTHTGDKWRALSYSKAVNALKSHHKPISSYEEAYKIPGIGKSMANKIVEIMESGHLRKLDQFGEALPVLELFTNVWGVGAKTAQLWYQQGFRTLEDIRTKATLTHTLRIGLKHYDDFLERMPRSEAAAIEKTVREAAHSVNPELLVVACGSYRRGKPTCGDVDVLITHPDGQSHKGVFSKVLQKLHQSGFLTDDLLSHEENGEQKKYMGVCVLPGPGQRHRRLDVIVVPHDEFACAILYFTGSAHFNRSMRALAKTKAMSLSEHSLNAGVVRKRAVKVVPGLPLSTPTERAVFEHLGIPYREPHERDW
- the dpcd gene encoding protein DPCD, translated to MAVQSWSDLLKAAKKTALISDGKRKVHYLFTDGTEMAEEYDMKTDELLSRRLRSKSRLGGQGAWQVEVGETGLSLTETEEIKENSSNPVFMRKDTKTSFQWRVRNIPYPIDTYKVTVEPLDRCCIIRTTNKKYYKKFNISDLDRCQLPLESSALSFSHANNTLIISYKKPKEILALEQELMRELKKLKGTNEGDVDCKTQ